The Pangasianodon hypophthalmus isolate fPanHyp1 chromosome 2, fPanHyp1.pri, whole genome shotgun sequence genome window below encodes:
- the desmb gene encoding desmin b, producing the protein MSRASYASSQSSSYRRAFGGPGFTTTPITRSSMLGRGSGGSHVSSRVYEVTKTASSSSPGYTSYRASSYGIPALSAGISRSYAAGLGETLDFSLADALNQEFLQTRTNEKAELQHLNDRFASYIEKVRFLEQQNQALTVEVERLRGREPTRIADLYEEEMRELRRQIEVVTNQRSRVEVERDNLADDLQKLKLRLQEEIAQREEAENNLAAFRADVDAATLARLDLERRIETLQEEIAFLKKIHEEEIRELQAQMQETQVQIQMDMSKPDLTGALRDIRSQYEAIAAKNIAEAEDWYKSKVSDLNQAVSKNNEALKQAKLETMEYRHQIQSYTCEIDSLKGTNESLMRQMQDMEDRHGREAAGFQDTISRLEAEIANMKDEMARHLREYQDLLNVKMALDVEIATYRKLLEGEESRITLPMQTYSKISFRETSPEHQQRAAEMHSKKTVLIKTIETRDGEVLSESTQHQEDIM; encoded by the exons ATGAGCCGCGCCTCTTACGCCTCCTCCCAGTCCTCCTCATACCGCCGTGCCTTCGGTGGGCCCGGCTTCACCACAACCCCCATTACCCGCTCCTCTATGCTTGGCCGTGGCTCCGGGGGCTCACATGTTAGCTCACGGGTCTACGAGGTCACCAAGACAGCAAGTTCATCATCACCAGGCTATACCAGCTACCGCGCGTCTTCCTATGGCATCCCTGCTCTTTCAGCAGGCATCTCCCGCTCCTATGCCGCCGGCTTGGGTGAGACACTGGACTTCAGCCTTGCCGATGCCCTCAACCAGGAGTTCCTGCAGACGCGCACCAACGAGAAGGCTGAGCTGCAGCACCTGAACGACCGCTTCGCCAGCTACATCGAGAAGGTGCGCTTCCTCGAGCAGCAGAACCAGGCTCTGACGGTGGAAGTGGAGCGACTGCGGGGCCGAGAGCCAACGCGCATTGCTGACCTCTATGAGGAAGAGATGAGGGAGCTGAGGCGCCAGATAGAGGTCGTGACCAATCAGAGGTCCCGAGTTGAAGTGGAGAGAGACAACCTGGCTGATGACTTGCAGAAACTCAAACTCAG GCTTCAGGAGGAGATTGCACAGAGAGAGGAGGCCGAGAACAACCTTGCAGCATTCAGAGCT GATGTGGATGCAGCCACCCTTGCCCGTTTGGACCTGGAGAGACGCATCGAAACTCTGCAAGAGGAAATCGCCTTCCTCAAGAAGATCCACGAGGAG GAAATCCGTGAGCTGCAGGCTCAGATGCAAGAGACTCAGGTGCAGATCCAGATGGACATGTCCAAGCCTGATCTGACCGGTGCTCTGAGAGACATTCGTTCTCAGTACGAGGCCATCGCCGCCAAGAACATCGCCGAGGCTGAAGACTGGTACAAGTCCAAG GTGTCAGATCTGAACCAAGCAGTATCCAAGAACAACGAAGCCCTGAAGCAGGCCAAGCTGGAGACCATGGAGTACCGACACCAGATTCAGTCCTACACCTGTGAGATTGACTCACTGAAGGGCACG AACGAGTCTCTGATGAGGCAGATGCAAGACATGGAGGACCGACATGGACGTGAGGCTGCTGGCTTCCAGGACACAATTTCTCGACTGGAGGCTGAGATCGCTAACATGAAGGATGAGATGGCACGACACCTGCGCGAGTACCAGGACCTGCTCAACGTCAAGATGGCCCTCGATGTGGAGATCGCCACCTACAGGAAGCTGCTGGAGGGAGAAGAGAGCAG GATTACACTGCCCATGCAGACCTACTCCAAGATTAGCTTTAGag AGACCAGCCCAGAGCACCAACAACGTGCCGCTGAAATGCACTCAAAGAAAACAGTGCTCATCAAGACGATTGAGACCCGTGATGGCGag GTGCTGAGTGAGTCTACACAGCACCAGGAGGACATCATGTAG